From a region of the Pectobacterium carotovorum genome:
- the btsR gene encoding two-component system response regulator BtsR — protein MLKAIIIDDEQLAREELSLLLENESDITIIAQCSNALEAIPAIHRLQPDVIFLDIQMPKVSGLELVAMLDPENMPYVVFVTAYDEYAVRAFEEHAFDYLLKPLDAQRLGKTLNRLRRGTSVNKNVQIISEPLLRHIPCNGHNRIFLLKIEEVEYLCSELSGVHVVGVSQSGYTQLSLKTLEEKTPFVRCHRQYMVNTEQLKEIQLMENGAAEVLTHTGKHIPVSRRYLKLLKEKLGIA, from the coding sequence ATGTTGAAAGCGATAATCATCGATGACGAACAGCTGGCACGTGAAGAGCTCAGTCTGTTACTGGAAAATGAATCTGATATCACCATCATTGCACAGTGCAGCAATGCGCTGGAGGCAATACCCGCGATTCACCGGCTGCAACCGGATGTCATTTTTCTGGATATACAGATGCCAAAGGTCAGCGGCTTAGAGCTGGTTGCCATGCTGGATCCAGAAAATATGCCTTATGTCGTCTTCGTGACAGCCTATGACGAGTACGCGGTGAGAGCATTTGAAGAGCATGCTTTTGACTATTTATTGAAACCGCTGGACGCACAGCGGCTGGGCAAAACGCTAAATCGTTTACGGCGCGGCACAAGTGTAAATAAAAACGTACAGATAATTTCAGAACCCTTGCTTCGTCACATCCCCTGTAACGGGCACAACCGTATTTTTTTGCTCAAGATTGAGGAAGTCGAGTATCTTTGTTCGGAACTCAGCGGCGTGCACGTCGTGGGCGTCAGCCAGTCCGGCTATACCCAACTTTCACTGAAAACGCTGGAAGAGAAAACGCCTTTCGTCCGTTGCCATCGTCAATATATGGTTAACACGGAGCAACTGAAAGAAATCCAGTTAATGGAGAATGGTGCAGCAGAAGTATTGACGCACACGGGAAAACACATTCCTGTCAGTCGCCGCTATCTCAAGTTACTGAAAGAAAAACTGGGCATTGCCTGA
- the tyrA gene encoding bifunctional chorismate mutase/prephenate dehydrogenase, with protein MVAELTALRDQIDEVDKELVALLSRRLRLVAEVGEVKSRYGLPIYAPDREAAMLSSRRKEAASMGVPPDLIEDILRRTMRESYTSENDKGFKTLCPQLRPVVIIGGRGQMGNLFEKMLTLSGYQVRILEQGDWPRADELLSDAGMVIVSVPIHVTEQVIARLPALPDDCILVDLASVKNGPLQAMLAAHSGPVLGLHPMFGPDSGSLAKQVVVYCDGRQPEAYQWLLEQIQVWGARLHRISAVEHDQNMMFIQALRHFATFAYGLHLAEENVQIEQLLALSSPIYRLELIMVGRLFAQDPQLYADIIMSSEDNLALIKRYYKRFGEAITLLEQTDKAEFINSFKKVEHWFGDYAKRFQAESRVLLRQANDIRQ; from the coding sequence ATGGTAGCTGAACTGACCGCATTACGTGATCAGATAGATGAGGTGGATAAGGAGCTTGTCGCGCTGTTATCACGTCGGTTGCGTTTGGTGGCGGAAGTAGGTGAAGTGAAAAGCCGCTATGGCTTGCCTATTTATGCGCCCGATCGTGAAGCGGCCATGCTCAGTTCACGCCGTAAAGAGGCGGCATCGATGGGGGTTCCGCCGGATCTCATTGAAGATATCCTGCGGCGAACCATGCGCGAATCCTATACCAGCGAAAATGACAAAGGCTTTAAAACGCTGTGTCCGCAGTTGCGCCCGGTCGTCATCATCGGTGGCCGTGGTCAAATGGGCAATCTGTTTGAAAAAATGCTGACACTGTCAGGATATCAGGTAAGGATTCTGGAGCAGGGTGACTGGCCGCGCGCGGATGAACTGCTGTCTGACGCCGGTATGGTGATTGTTAGCGTGCCGATTCACGTTACTGAACAGGTTATTGCCCGTCTGCCAGCTTTGCCGGATGACTGTATTTTGGTTGATCTGGCATCGGTAAAAAATGGCCCGCTCCAGGCGATGCTGGCGGCGCATAGTGGTCCGGTGCTCGGTTTGCACCCCATGTTCGGGCCAGACAGCGGCAGCCTTGCCAAACAGGTTGTTGTCTATTGCGATGGTCGGCAGCCGGAAGCTTACCAGTGGTTGCTGGAACAGATTCAGGTGTGGGGCGCGCGTCTGCATCGCATTAGTGCGGTCGAACACGATCAGAACATGATGTTCATTCAGGCGTTGCGTCACTTTGCGACATTTGCCTATGGTCTGCATTTAGCCGAAGAGAATGTGCAGATTGAGCAGCTACTCGCTCTGTCATCGCCAATCTATCGTCTGGAGTTGATCATGGTTGGACGTCTGTTTGCACAGGACCCACAGCTTTATGCCGACATTATTATGTCTTCAGAGGATAATCTGGCGTTGATTAAGCGTTACTACAAACGCTTTGGCGAAGCGATTACGTTACTGGAGCAGACGGATAAAGCTGAGTTTATTAACAGCTTCAAAAAAGTCGAACACTGGTTTGGCGACTATGCCAAACGCTTTCAGGCGGAGAGCCGAGTGCTTTTGCGTCAGGCAAACGATATTCGTCAATAA
- a CDS encoding class I SAM-dependent methyltransferase, which translates to MSGSHKPHNPSLNNSSRLLSHATSSQESHDERVAAVKNRIIESGDHPGISVKEQLALLDAFSHLELGQFLLKHHGLNAYWTHNVIAHQPTHYVNPLEEIIYTQLPSVLATRERFGIFQRLLQERLRPNAVMVSVPCGVMADLLLLDYTRHRDVKLIGIDLDRQALEEAYKLASQRGLENQISLVLTDAWTVDLAAQADVITSNGLNVYEQDDDKVTELYRVFYSGLKPGGTLITSFMTPPPTQSQDSPWTNADPKLLALQYVLFSRIIGATWTAFRTHKQTQLQLEQAGFTDIQFINDRMHMYPTVIANKPY; encoded by the coding sequence ATGTCCGGTTCACACAAGCCTCATAACCCGTCTCTGAATAACAGCTCAAGGCTCTTATCACACGCAACCTCATCGCAGGAAAGCCATGATGAACGAGTCGCTGCGGTAAAGAACAGAATTATCGAGTCCGGTGACCATCCCGGTATTTCCGTAAAGGAACAGTTGGCGCTCCTGGATGCCTTCTCCCACCTTGAATTAGGCCAGTTTTTACTAAAACATCATGGGTTAAATGCGTACTGGACGCATAACGTGATAGCACATCAGCCAACTCACTATGTGAACCCGCTCGAAGAAATCATCTACACACAACTCCCCAGCGTTTTAGCGACACGCGAGCGGTTCGGTATTTTCCAACGCCTGCTTCAAGAACGCTTACGGCCGAATGCCGTCATGGTATCCGTCCCCTGCGGCGTCATGGCCGATTTACTGCTGCTGGACTATACGCGGCATCGAGATGTGAAATTAATCGGGATCGACCTGGATAGACAGGCGCTGGAAGAGGCTTACAAACTTGCCAGTCAACGAGGGTTGGAAAACCAGATATCGTTGGTATTGACCGATGCCTGGACCGTTGATCTAGCCGCACAAGCTGATGTGATTACCAGCAATGGACTCAATGTTTATGAGCAAGATGATGACAAAGTGACCGAACTTTACCGCGTGTTCTATTCTGGGCTGAAACCTGGGGGCACGCTGATAACCAGCTTTATGACGCCTCCTCCTACGCAATCGCAAGACTCCCCATGGACAAACGCCGATCCGAAATTGCTAGCGCTCCAATATGTCCTTTTCTCACGTATTATTGGGGCAACCTGGACAGCGTTCCGTACCCACAAACAAACACAATTGCAGTTAGAACAGGCCGGATTTACAGATATTCAGTTTATTAACGATCGTATGCACATGTACCCAACGGTTATCGCTAATAAGCCGTACTGA
- a CDS encoding DUF2732 family protein, protein MHMYKTVGQAMHRKAESEGIQLMLSQARTEAKADAHTSFSSRLDKLATHAAINELSSVEIIELLRQESDAFNNSGSDIQAVM, encoded by the coding sequence ATGCACATGTATAAAACAGTCGGTCAGGCGATGCATCGCAAGGCTGAAAGCGAAGGCATTCAGTTAATGCTTTCTCAGGCACGCACCGAGGCGAAAGCCGATGCGCACACGTCTTTTTCTTCTCGTCTGGATAAGCTGGCGACTCATGCCGCTATCAATGAATTAAGCAGCGTGGAAATCATCGAATTATTACGGCAGGAATCTGACGCCTTTAATAATTCCGGTTCAGATATTCAGGCGGTGATGTAA
- a CDS encoding TraR/DksA family transcriptional regulator, translated as MPDLMDMVQQRQQDMLEHQIANARNRLPVVSAFICEDCDHPIPEARRAAIVGVTRCASCQDILEKKRKHYRGGL; from the coding sequence ATGCCGGATTTAATGGACATGGTGCAGCAGCGCCAGCAAGACATGTTAGAGCACCAGATCGCCAACGCCCGGAACAGGTTACCCGTCGTATCTGCGTTTATCTGTGAAGATTGTGATCACCCCATCCCTGAAGCGCGCCGCGCTGCAATCGTCGGCGTGACCCGCTGCGCGTCCTGTCAGGATATTCTCGAAAAGAAACGTAAGCATTATCGGGGTGGGTTATGA
- a CDS encoding Cro/Cl family transcriptional regulator, with translation MQTAKATELSQEGVVSTLNPEQFQQLATVLTIALEPMLRASMADVMTVAEFSKVSGVSDSLVRKWLDDGTLIRAAAGKGRADKSRVLINVVAWRERLRQQAVNCRYIKSKA, from the coding sequence ATGCAAACCGCAAAAGCAACCGAACTATCTCAGGAAGGTGTTGTTTCAACGCTCAATCCTGAGCAATTCCAACAGTTAGCCACCGTATTAACTATCGCGTTAGAACCTATGCTGCGTGCCTCAATGGCGGATGTTATGACCGTCGCCGAGTTCTCTAAAGTAAGTGGGGTCAGCGATAGCCTTGTCCGTAAATGGCTTGATGACGGCACGCTTATCCGTGCAGCAGCAGGTAAAGGCCGTGCAGATAAATCTCGCGTTTTAATCAACGTGGTCGCATGGCGTGAGCGTTTGCGCCAGCAGGCCGTCAATTGCCGATACATTAAGTCAAAAGCGTAA
- a CDS encoding site-specific integrase, which produces MSVRKLPSGKWLCECYPNGRDSRRIRKTFNTKGEAESFETYTMREVEDKPWLGEKEDRRNLSELIELWNNLHGQALSASKSRMGKLRIICNGLGDPVASKLTAKDWAHYRDKRLRGEIDNGYHSDPKMWIAKPITVNREHQYLYAMFNELKRLGEWTLPNPLEGMRIFKEADREMSWLTTSQIQQLLDACERYGKIYLTRIVKVCLATGARWSEAERLTRSQLSPYKLTFFKTKGKKNRTVPIPRWLHDELSELQGKMFQPCYQDFVKMLALTNIELIEGQNTHVLRHTFASHFMMNGGNILVLQRILGHANIRETMRYAHFAPDHLEEAAHLNPLAGYSGGKVAAENNKGY; this is translated from the coding sequence ATGTCAGTACGAAAATTACCTAGCGGGAAGTGGCTGTGTGAGTGCTACCCAAATGGGCGAGACTCCCGGCGAATAAGAAAGACATTTAACACAAAAGGTGAAGCGGAATCCTTTGAAACCTACACCATGCGCGAGGTTGAAGATAAACCGTGGCTGGGTGAGAAAGAGGATCGCCGCAACCTGAGTGAACTGATTGAGCTGTGGAATAATTTACATGGGCAAGCACTCAGCGCCAGCAAATCACGGATGGGTAAACTGCGTATCATCTGTAACGGGTTGGGCGACCCGGTAGCCTCTAAGCTGACAGCGAAAGACTGGGCGCATTATCGAGATAAACGACTACGTGGAGAAATTGATAACGGCTACCATTCTGACCCCAAAATGTGGATAGCGAAGCCGATCACAGTGAACCGCGAACACCAATACCTTTACGCGATGTTCAATGAACTGAAAAGGCTAGGGGAGTGGACGTTACCTAATCCGTTAGAAGGGATGCGCATCTTTAAAGAAGCCGATCGCGAAATGTCGTGGCTGACAACATCCCAAATCCAACAATTGCTGGATGCCTGCGAACGCTACGGAAAAATTTACCTGACGCGTATTGTTAAAGTATGTCTGGCAACAGGAGCAAGGTGGAGTGAAGCAGAAAGGCTAACCCGTTCTCAGCTATCGCCGTATAAGCTGACGTTCTTCAAAACCAAAGGTAAGAAAAACCGGACGGTGCCGATCCCGCGTTGGCTTCATGATGAGTTATCAGAATTACAAGGGAAGATGTTCCAGCCGTGCTATCAGGATTTTGTAAAGATGCTGGCTTTAACAAACATTGAGCTTATTGAAGGGCAAAACACCCACGTTTTACGGCACACTTTTGCGTCACATTTTATGATGAACGGCGGAAACATTTTGGTGCTACAGCGCATCCTTGGACATGCCAATATTCGCGAAACGATGAGGTACGCACACTTTGCCCCTGACCATCTGGAAGAAGCCGCCCACCTTAACCCTTTAGCTGGTTACAGTGGCGGCAAAGTGGCGGCAGAGAATAATAAAGGCTACTAA
- a CDS encoding phage repressor protein CI, which yields MSKFGGGAASALGRILSAYGFKQQKELAEKLELHANNVSSWLSRDTIPGNVIVQCALDTGADVNWLVTGELENSNLQINADALKDKSLCNQKDSASEILERILSSYGFTMQKELGEKLGISKSNVAGWLQRGQVPGNVIVQCALDTGADVRWLVKGEFENSHLQTEARTLKGKPLYDQILASGGKAVLRRMMDAYGFRTQKELGDLLGISTATISTWIRRNFFPGDVVIACALDTGVSLEWLATGKGKATTVQGVDDHAPETITIDKKRLLAGKLEEDGFCAIDASFLPEGITQEKLCYIRSGKDAWLVEMGEGEISNGTWLLDIDGTLDVYSVSRRPGNKLIVSGRDGEFDCTVGEVVVKGIVTIIFKTAI from the coding sequence ATGTCTAAATTTGGTGGCGGTGCGGCTAGCGCTCTTGGCAGAATTCTTTCTGCGTATGGGTTTAAGCAGCAGAAAGAGCTTGCTGAAAAGCTTGAACTGCATGCAAACAATGTATCTAGTTGGCTTTCTAGGGACACGATTCCCGGAAATGTAATCGTACAATGTGCCCTTGATACAGGTGCTGATGTCAATTGGTTAGTTACTGGTGAACTTGAAAATTCGAATTTGCAAATTAATGCGGATGCTTTAAAAGACAAGTCGCTTTGTAATCAAAAAGATTCCGCCTCGGAAATCTTGGAAAGAATCCTTTCTTCTTATGGGTTTACCATGCAAAAGGAGTTAGGTGAAAAACTTGGAATATCTAAAAGCAATGTGGCTGGTTGGCTACAGCGTGGGCAGGTTCCCGGAAATGTAATCGTGCAATGTGCCCTTGATACGGGGGCTGATGTAAGGTGGCTTGTGAAGGGTGAATTTGAGAATTCGCATTTGCAAACTGAGGCGAGAACTTTAAAAGGCAAGCCGCTTTACGATCAGATACTCGCATCCGGTGGGAAAGCAGTTTTGCGTCGGATGATGGACGCCTACGGGTTCAGAACACAAAAAGAGTTAGGCGACCTGCTGGGAATTTCTACCGCCACGATTAGCACATGGATTCGTCGTAACTTTTTCCCCGGTGATGTAGTGATTGCCTGTGCGCTAGATACTGGCGTTTCTCTGGAGTGGCTGGCGACAGGGAAGGGTAAAGCAACGACAGTGCAAGGAGTCGATGACCATGCACCCGAAACCATCACCATTGATAAAAAACGTCTGCTGGCTGGCAAGTTAGAAGAAGATGGATTTTGTGCTATTGATGCATCATTTTTACCTGAGGGTATTACTCAAGAAAAACTATGCTACATACGCTCAGGTAAAGACGCTTGGCTGGTCGAAATGGGTGAGGGTGAAATATCTAACGGTACATGGCTTTTAGATATTGATGGAACCTTAGATGTGTACTCTGTATCGCGGCGTCCGGGTAATAAACTGATCGTCAGTGGTCGTGATGGTGAGTTCGATTGCACCGTAGGTGAAGTGGTTGTAAAAGGTATTGTTACTATTATTTTCAAAACAGCAATATAA
- a CDS encoding replication protein B translates to MTAFTISSMQNLPAGLRNVISKHFADSRWRETCAYYNSLHERDRLTICFHAQMKKRHTIYRLEEMPAAERERIVCAIDELRNAFSESRRGGVSILTFLGRLSVSERRALFMHAGLSEKEFNQPFWHIENIDNSSCQWSKPIFRALNELVSLFNTAPDILTAIKPEEYLN, encoded by the coding sequence ATGACAGCCTTTACCATCAGCAGTATGCAGAATTTGCCCGCTGGGCTGCGCAATGTTATCAGCAAGCACTTTGCCGATAGCCGCTGGCGTGAAACCTGTGCCTATTACAACAGCCTGCACGAACGTGATCGTTTGACCATCTGCTTTCATGCGCAGATGAAAAAGCGCCACACCATTTACCGTCTGGAAGAAATGCCAGCGGCTGAGCGCGAGCGGATTGTTTGCGCGATTGATGAACTACGTAATGCTTTTTCAGAAAGCCGCCGTGGTGGTGTAAGTATCTTAACGTTTTTGGGTAGGTTAAGTGTTAGCGAAAGACGTGCATTATTTATGCACGCAGGACTGAGTGAAAAAGAGTTTAATCAACCATTTTGGCATATAGAAAATATTGATAATAGTTCATGTCAGTGGAGTAAACCAATATTCCGAGCACTAAACGAATTGGTGAGTTTATTTAACACCGCCCCCGACATTCTGACGGCAATTAAACCCGAAGAATATCTGAATTAA
- a CDS encoding DUF5405 family protein — MENPAYNRVDINGNYAIAKVGYDFALGEIKCGKEDGDQPYLSTLAVYQNPVSLINDFVHRAIATEIWRGNVTDSKKLLTESKRFAALCQSAFDQLNNDKETE; from the coding sequence ATGGAAAACCCCGCTTATAACCGCGTCGATATCAACGGCAATTATGCAATAGCGAAAGTCGGCTATGACTTTGCGCTGGGCGAAATCAAATGCGGGAAAGAAGACGGCGACCAGCCGTATTTATCCACGCTGGCCGTTTATCAAAATCCCGTCAGCCTCATTAACGATTTTGTGCATCGTGCTATCGCCACAGAAATTTGGCGCGGCAATGTCACCGACTCAAAGAAGCTACTGACAGAAAGCAAGCGTTTTGCGGCGTTGTGCCAGTCAGCCTTTGACCAGCTCAACAACGATAAGGAGACCGAGTAA
- a CDS encoding phage regulatory CII family protein, giving the protein MFDYQISIHPYFDRACQMFALKHNLSKLAGQVGMNHQTLRNKLNPDQPHKLTCDELMTITDVTEDATLIDGLLAQLNCLPAVPVNEAKAERLTTYVLQATAAVGAVAAESVSDERMTPARRHNVIESINAGVRYLSLVGLTLQTRIQANPALASTVDALSGISASLNIG; this is encoded by the coding sequence ATGTTTGATTATCAGATTTCCATACACCCATACTTTGACCGCGCCTGTCAGATGTTCGCGTTAAAGCACAATCTGTCGAAGCTGGCCGGACAAGTGGGCATGAATCATCAGACCTTGCGTAACAAACTGAACCCAGACCAGCCGCACAAGCTGACGTGTGACGAGCTGATGACCATCACCGATGTAACAGAAGACGCCACGCTGATCGATGGGCTTTTGGCACAGCTTAATTGCCTGCCAGCCGTGCCAGTGAATGAGGCAAAGGCGGAACGGCTAACCACGTATGTATTGCAGGCCACCGCCGCAGTGGGCGCGGTTGCTGCTGAAAGCGTATCAGATGAGCGTATGACGCCAGCACGTCGGCATAACGTTATCGAGAGTATCAACGCGGGTGTGCGTTATTTGTCGCTGGTCGGCTTAACGTTACAGACGCGTATTCAGGCTAACCCAGCGTTAGCGTCAACCGTAGATGCACTGAGCGGTATTAGTGCGTCGTTGAATATTGGGTAA
- a CDS encoding DUF2799 domain-containing protein — MKYSYVLAVILLMTACQSNVPSLPTKSESGFWYEAGYQDAISGMVVKDDSTLQEWFGNPQIDRETYLRGYQAGQSAFCGTDNMEEWGKAGKNFPASCDGVENAETLRTHWQQNLP; from the coding sequence ATGAAATACAGTTATGTCTTGGCTGTAATTCTTTTAATGACAGCATGCCAAAGCAACGTCCCTTCGTTACCTACTAAAAGTGAATCAGGCTTCTGGTACGAGGCGGGTTATCAGGATGCAATCTCTGGCATGGTCGTAAAGGACGATAGCACCTTACAGGAATGGTTTGGTAATCCGCAGATCGACCGTGAAACCTACCTGCGTGGTTATCAGGCCGGACAATCGGCTTTTTGCGGTACAGATAACATGGAAGAATGGGGAAAAGCTGGAAAAAACTTTCCCGCCAGCTGCGATGGCGTAGAGAATGCGGAAACACTGCGAACTCACTGGCAGCAAAACCTGCCTTAA
- a CDS encoding 3-deoxy-7-phosphoheptulonate synthase — MQKDSLNNINISAEQVLITPDELKAKFPLNDAEQRDIAQARATIADIIHGRDDRLLIVCGPCSIHDTDAALEYARRLQSLAAELNDRLYIVMRVYFEKPRTTVGWKGLINDPFMDGSFDVESGLHIARGLLLELVNMGLPLATEALDPNSPQYLGDLFSWSAIGARTTESQTHREMASGLSMPVGFKNGTDGSLGTAINAMRAAAMPHRFVGINQTGQVCLLQTQGNIDGHVILRGGKKPNYNAQDVAECEKQMQDAGLRPALMIDCSHGNSNKDYRRQPLVVESAIEQIKAGNRSIIGLMLESHLNEGSQSSEQPRSDMRYGVSVTDACISWESTETLLRSVHQELSAARVKHSGE, encoded by the coding sequence ATGCAAAAAGATTCACTTAACAATATTAATATCAGTGCAGAACAGGTTTTGATTACCCCCGATGAATTGAAAGCCAAGTTTCCACTTAACGATGCAGAACAACGCGATATTGCCCAAGCGAGAGCAACTATTGCGGATATCATTCATGGCCGCGATGATCGTCTGCTGATCGTCTGTGGGCCTTGCTCGATTCATGACACCGATGCCGCGTTGGAATACGCACGCCGCCTGCAATCGCTCGCCGCTGAATTAAACGATCGCCTCTATATTGTGATGCGTGTTTATTTTGAAAAACCACGTACTACCGTGGGCTGGAAAGGACTCATCAACGATCCGTTCATGGATGGCTCATTTGATGTGGAATCGGGGCTGCATATCGCGCGCGGTCTGCTGCTGGAACTGGTGAATATGGGGCTGCCGCTGGCGACCGAAGCACTTGATCCGAACAGTCCGCAGTACCTGGGCGATTTGTTCAGCTGGTCGGCTATTGGCGCACGTACAACTGAATCACAAACCCACCGTGAGATGGCTTCCGGCCTGTCAATGCCTGTCGGGTTCAAAAACGGTACGGATGGTAGCCTGGGAACGGCGATCAATGCGATGAGAGCTGCCGCAATGCCGCATCGTTTTGTGGGTATCAACCAAACGGGGCAGGTTTGTCTGCTGCAAACGCAGGGGAACATTGATGGCCACGTGATTCTGCGCGGTGGTAAAAAACCAAACTACAATGCGCAGGATGTCGCTGAATGTGAAAAACAGATGCAGGATGCGGGACTGAGACCTGCGCTGATGATAGATTGTAGTCACGGTAATTCAAATAAAGACTACCGCCGTCAGCCACTTGTTGTTGAATCTGCGATTGAACAAATTAAGGCGGGAAATCGTTCCATTATAGGACTGATGCTGGAAAGCCACCTTAACGAGGGGAGCCAGTCTTCAGAACAGCCGCGTTCAGATATGCGCTACGGTGTATCAGTCACGGATGCCTGTATCAGTTGGGAAAGTACAGAAACGCTGCTGCGTTCCGTTCATCAAGAGCTGAGTGCTGCGCGTGTGAAACATTCAGGAGAGTAA